The Flavobacteriales bacterium genome includes the window TGCCGGCACTTACACATTTACCAATAACGGAACAGGTTCTGGAAAACCGACATACGCAGAAACCGTGACAAACGGTGTGATCTCTTGGGGAACACAGGAAGTGCTTTGGAATGCCTCGCTTACCAGAACATGGGCCGAAGGTGACACAACAGACCTTACCTCTGATACGCTTGCTCTTACGGGCTTGACCGATGATGTTTTTACATTGACAGGAACTGCAGAAGGAAATGATTCGAACACGCATCCGTTCACATTGGAGATCACTTCAGGTGTAAAACTTCCATCCAACTGCAAATACATTACCGAAGGAATGGTGGATGTATCTCCAGCCAACTTCAACACGGGAAGTGTTGATTACGGAACGGGCGAATGCGACATCCAGGCCACCATTGAAGTAGATGGCGAAGTATTCAATTTTACGCTTTAGTCAAACTATCTGAGTTCGATTTTGTAAATAATCCGATCATAACTCAATTCATCCGTGCATTCAAATTGAATTGTCTCAATCGTCTTCTGATTGCGGATTTGAAAATATCGTTTTTCGAGAACTGTCTTTCTAACCTCTGGAATATTGAGCAATTCGTAATTGGTCAGAGCATCTAGCACCGCATCGATTGACTTTTGCGAACAATCAGGCAGATTGAAAATCGTTGTGGCAGAAAACTCAATGATTCTATTGCCTTCAGTTTTGGCAAATAACCCCGGCAAAGTACTTTCATCATTAAACCAGAAAACCGGTTGGTTCAGATTTTTGAAATAATCAATACCTGTTGAATCAGGCATCCCATTACTTGATGACAAGTAATCCCAACTCCAAAAATCTTTGTTTGTTGAATCTGATAAAGAAGAGTTTATCTTCAAATAAAGATTCTCGTAATTATAGTTTATCGGAATCAGCTCAATATTGATACTTTCTTGAACACTTTTATCATTGTGAGTTGATGTACAACCAATAAAAAGCCAAAACAGCAAAAGTAATCTCCTCTTTTTCATTGACTACGTACTGACAAAAACCGAATGCTCCACACCAGGCATTCCGAACTGTTTCCCTACCTCGTACATTTTTCGGATAGCGGCTTTGCCCTTTTCGCCAAGATCGAGTGAATATTGATTGACGTAAAGGTTGATGTGTGAACGCATCACGGCCTCGTCCATTTCCTGCGCGTAGCATTTCACGTAATCCTTGGACGCATCGGGATGATCGAATGCGAACCGCACGCTTTGGCGCAAAAGTTCATCAAATTGTTTGCGGATGATCGGTTTCACCCTTCGGTGGATGGCTATGCCGCCCAACGGAATAGGGAAACCCGTTTGCTGTTCCCAAACCTCACCGAGGTCAGCAATTTTCACCAAGCCTTTTTCCTGATAGGTGAAGCGGTTCTCGTGAATGATGACACCTGCATCAACCTTCTCTTTCAGCACCGCGCTTTCTATTTCAGAGAACAGGAATTCCTGCTTGTTCTGTGCTTCGGGATAAGCAAACGACATGAGGAAATTGGCCGTTGTGTTCTTGCCCGGAATCGCAATCTGTGCAGATCTGAGTTCATCCGAGGAGAGCATTCGTTTAGAAATGAGCAATGGACCGCAATTGTTGCCCAGCGCGCTGCCAGCATTCAGCAATTGGTAATGGTTGTGAACGTAAGCGTAGGCGTTGTAGCTGATCTTGGTAATGTCCAATTTGCCTTGCAGCGCCATGCGGTTGAGTTCTTCCACATCGGCAAGCACCACTTCCAGTTCAAAGCCGCCAAGGTTGATGCGGTTGTTGACCAGCGCATCGAAAATGAACGTATCGTTCGGGCAGGGCGAAAAACCCAGCGTGAGTTTAGAGGCCATCTTCGGAACGGATTTGAATGTGAGAAGGCAGAATTTTTTCACCAGATAAGGCGCGGAAACCGATAATAGCCATAGCTACTTGAGGCTTTCCGCAACGAAATATGGTGGAAAAAGACCAGTTCGTAACACAAAGTTCGTTTTGGAGATGACCTCTACGCTTCATCATTCAGCTTTTGGAGATAAACCGATACTTGTTGGTGAAGGTTCTTGATGGCCAACGGAATATTCCAATTGGCCGTGTTGCGTGGCTCTACCCTATTGGAAACGGAACGTAGCTGTACCCAAGGAATTCCGATTTTGGAACATACGTAGCCAACAGCCGCACCTTCCATACTTTCCACATCTGGGTTGAACTGTTCCTTCACCTTTCGGATGCTTTCGGCATTGCCATGAACACGGTTGACCGTGATTCCCGCCACGTTACGAAGCCCATTAACAGACACATCGGAACTGAACAAAAGGTCTTTCGTGTCCACCAATTTCATCTCATCGGCAGGGAGAAATTTACCGTGGTCTTCTGCACCCAGCTCCACCAATCGGTCGGTATGGACGTTAACGACCTCACCCAATTCAATCTCATCAGAAAACGAGCCTGCGATACCGATGTTGAGAACAAGGTCGAATTCAGATGCAGTCAATTTCTGCGTAAGCGAAAACGTGGTAGCAACCATCCCAACACCCGTTACCAAGGTCTCAATCTGCAGCTTGGATTGATCAAACGCTGAAGTATCAGGAAGTTCGCCAGAAGTGGCGGCAACGATCAATATGCGTTTGGGTGCTTGCGGCATGCGCCAAAGTTAGGCGATGCCCTAAGACTGGCATGCTGGTCATTGCTCAGAAAAGTCGGCAACTTTTGGTTCTTATTGGTCGATAGATGGACGCTATTGGTTCTTAGAAGGTTCTTATTGGTATTTAGAAGGAGGATATCTCCGTTGCGAAACGACCTATGACCGTTCAGAAACCGAATATGAGCCTTTAGAAACAAGATATGGGCGTTTAGAAAGAAGATATGAGGCTTTAGAAGGACCATATGACAGGAAAGAAGGACTATATGGCAGTTTGGAACGTCTGTATAAGCTTATGGAGTGGGATAGAAATGACCATAAACGTGTTTCAAGAATTTCACTTCCTCTTTGTTCAAACGTTTCTCCTTACTACCAGCATGCGCCCAAAGATTCCGATATGAATTGAAATAGGAAATCCATTTGGTTTTTTCCGCTTGACTATTGAACTTACCTTCATTCGGTACCCGAATTGAAAAATCCTTTTCAAATGTTGTAAACGTGAGATTCTTAGCGGTCGGTTCTTTGGTCCAATATTTTTTGATAATCGTCTTATAATCATTTATGTTAAACATGTCGGTCCATTGGATGTCTTTTCTGCCAAGACCCTCTTTGTATTGACGTTCAATCTCTTCTTCTGCCCGTTTCAAGCATTCTCGCTTGATGTTTCCAATTTCAATGTCCCAATTACTTTCGAATAGAATCTTCAACTTTTCAAGCACCATTTTTTTCATATGCTTTTCAATTGCCTCACCGTATTTCCGTCCTTCGTCTTGAAGTTCTTCATCCTGTCTTTCCTTCCAATCAACAAGTTCAGGCGGATTGTAGTCATTGAATGTTGCATTAATCAAGGATTGGAAGTATCGTAACCAAACTATATCCCCACCTGTTCCATAGGATTTCAATATTGGCTCAGATTCTTTTGGATCGACATTGGAAAGCTGGTCTAAGAGAACCTTCAAGTACTTTTCTATAGCCTCAAATCGGTCTTGCACAGAAGATTTAATGGTCAGATAACCTGAATCGACCATGTGTTTGTTCAGGTCACCAATTAGCGTTACAAATGCATAAGAACCCCGATTTGAAATGATAAAATACTGTTCTCGTTCAAATATTTCAGGATAATTATCTTCGATAAACTCATAGCATCGGTTAATGAAACTGATTACGCTTTTTCTCGATTTCTCCATTTCCCGTCCGTGATCGCCATTGGTAATGTCATATAGACATGCGTTCACAGTTTCCTGCTTGTACTGATTACCCTTAACACTAGGAAGCAGACCAGACTTCAAGAGTGCATTGGCAAAAGGGCTTGCAGACAAAAGTGCTTTGTCCTCCCCAAGCGAGATCTTGTTTTGAAGCGGACCTTGAGAGTTGGTGAGACCTTTAATGATTGATGATCTAAGGGCTTTCATTCGACTATCAGCCCTATCTGATGCCCAAAATAAATCCTCCTCCAATGTTAGCCTTAGCGTTGGGCTGACGGCCTTTTGGTTTTGGTTGATGTCGAAGAAAATCTCCAACTGTTCAGTTGAGCTGAGGTTTATGAAAGCCACAACTGGAATGGTGTTGGTTTCGCTGAACTTTGTATCTGCATAACCATACAACCTATGCTGACCATCTATCACATAAGCAATGGCGTAGGCATTTGGTATTTTCAGCATACCGAATCTTGAGTGTGTATCACCAGCTCGGTTAGACGGTTCAAACTGCAACTTATGCTTCTTCTGACCGAAATTGATGATAATCGAGTTTGGGAAATACCCTCCCTCTGAAATGAATTTTGTAATTCCTTTTAATCTACTCGGCACCAGCAACCTCTGATAAGTTGGCATTTCAGATTCATTCGCTCGTGTTCGGTGAAGAATGAAACTCATTTTGAGTAAAGTGCTCGGTTCCAAGGAGAACATATAATACCTCTTGTTCCCCATTTCACCCTCAACAGCTGGGACTTCAATTTTATCTGTATTTATCAATTGATCCTTGAACAGCAATCCCAAAAACTGATATCGAGCTGCACCTCGATAGTTTTTAATGAGACTATTGAGATAATCATGGGTACTATCATTGTAAAAGAAAGAACCTGTTTTTCTCAACCTTTGGATATCAACGCTTTCGCTATCAATCCGCAAGTTTCTAGTGGCGAAAATGTATTTCACTTTTAATTGCTTTCCGAAGACTTGCGAGATGGCTTTTCTAAAACCATCCAATCTCTTTTCTAAGCCTTCAAACTCTGTCTTCAGAGAATTGGTGCGCTTAGTCTTCTCCGCAGATCGGCACTCTACCAACACTACAGTTTCACCGTCAATGGCAATGACGTCAATTTGCTTCTTTTCTTCGGGGTCTTTCCCATAAGGGAGATAGAACTTGTCATCAAGGTTAAGATGACGATACCCTAAATTGTAAAGTTGACACCAGACATCATCCTCAAATTGCCTACTATGATCTTTTAGCTTCCGCAGAGGGGTTTTGGTCGCAAGAGGCTTTTTATACTCTTCCCATCCTTGCTTCAGCATTTCGTCTGTCAGCGAGTGTTCGACATTCTTTTCGTAATACCTATTCTTTTTTGCCTTGAATAGTTTTCCTAAGTATGATAAGTCTTTGGTGAGTTTCTGTGTGATTTCCTCAACCTGTTCTGGGCTCAGAAAGCTCATGGTCAATCAATTACATTGGTAAAAACGTACTCAGAAAAAATCCCACGCTTTGCTTTCTTGCCGCCAATCAGGCTAGCCCTTCCCAATTCATCAATTCTGTCACCTTCTTTAGCAAACGTTTGTCTCACCCACTTATGTGCAGCATTAGTCAATATGTAATAAGCACCGCAATCTTTTATTTCATCAATCAAAATGGACAAGTCAATTTGATCTTCCTCGTTGAACAACTTGCTGTTGTACTTCACGAAACCGTTGTGATTGTGGGTAACTGTATAGGGTGGGTCCAGAAAAACCAAATCCCCTTCACTTACATTCGAAATTATGTTCCGAAAATCACTCGGAAAAATGACCGCATTCTGTAGGAGTTTAGATACTTCTCTTAGGTTCTCTGGTTCAAAAAAATCCTTGGTTCTGTATCCAAATGGAACATTATACTTTCCACTCAGGTTCACACGATAAATGCCATTGAAGGAGGTTTGATTCAAGAAGATGAAACGAGCCGCCTGTTCCTCAACACTATCAGGTACTGAACTATCTCTCACTTTGTAGTAAAATTCTTTCGTGTTCTTATATGATTGAAGTGCTGATATTACTCCATCGACATTGGATTTAACTTGCTGATAGGCCGACACCAGATCGCCATTCAAATCAGATAAATAAGCTACTTGTTGAGGCTGTAAAAACATAAAAATTGACCCCCCACCCAAGAACGGCTCATGATAATTGTTGAACCCGTTCTTTGGTATGTAATTGTGAAAATGTTTCACCAACCAGCTCTTTCCACCAGCCCATCGAAGGAAAGGACGACAATCAACACGTTCCACAGTTTCACTTACAGTACAAAGCATGACTTAGAACAATTTTGAGGAGAGAATCAAATGAATTTTGAAAACAAATAAACAAATAATGTGACCCTTTAAACAATGTAATCTCCAACATACCTAAAAATCGCTTAGCTTTCGGCTTGCGATGCTGGTTTGCAGGTGGCGTGCGTTAGGGATGGAAGCGGCATCCTTTTTTCACTCACTTACGCTTGATTCTTCGACCCTTCGACAGGCTCAGGACAGGTCACTCAGGATGACACCTCAGCGTCCGTTCTGAAAAAAGATATAGCGGACAGCCCGACCGCGCACATGATCGCGGAGCGTTATGTGCGGGGGAACGCCCAAACCTGAAGGTGATAAAGGTCTTAGGCGTGGTTTGGAATGATACTATATTTGCGCTCCGTTTCTGAGGCGATGATCTACATTACGAGAAGAGAGCGATTTAACGCGGCACACAAGCTTTACAACGAGCATTGGAGTGCGGAGAAGAATGATGAGGTGTTTGGCAAATGCGCCAACGCGAACTGGCACGGGCACAATTTTGAACTTATCGTTACGGTGAAGGGTGAGGTGAATGAGGACACGGGATTTGTGATCAACCTGAAGGACCTGAGTGCGATGATCAAAGACCATGTGATCGAGAAAGTGGACCATAAGAACTTGAACCTGGATGTGGATTTCATGCGTGGGAAGTATCCTTCGACCGAGATCCTTGCCATGGAATTCTGGAAGATACTTGCGCCCTTGATCGCTACGCACGGTGCGGCTCTGCATTGCATCAAACTGATTGAAACCGAAAACAACTACGTAGAATACTACGGAGATTGAATTCCCTGAAATGAAAGCATACGTTTTTCCGGGCCAAGGCTCGCAATTTATTGGTATGGGCAAGGAGCTGTATGAAAGCTCTGCCGAGGCCAAAGCACTTTTTGACAAGGCGGACAAGATCCTTGGGTTCAAGATCACGGAGATCATGTTCGGTGGCGCGGATGACGACCTGAAGCAGACGAAAGTGACGCAGCCTGCGATCTTTTTACATTCGGTGATCCGTGCGTTGACGTTGGAAGAGTTCAATCCAGATATGGTTGCGGGACATTCGTTGGGTGAGTTCTCTGCCTTGGTGGCCAATAAGGCGCTGACCTTTGAAGACGGTTTGAAACTGGTGGCGGCACGTGCGCAAGCGATGCAGAAAGCCTGCGAAATGAACCCCTCGACCATGGCAGCCATTCTGGGAATGGAAGATGAGAAAGTGGCTTCCATCTGTGCCTCGATCAAAGACGAAATTGTGGTTCCGGCCAACTACAATTGTCCCGGACAGATCGTAATATCCGGCACCAACAAAGGCGTTGACCTTGCGTGCGAGAAGTTGACAGAAGCAGGTGCGTTGCGTGCCATCAAACTGAATGTGGGCGGTGCATTCCACAGCCCGTTGATGGAGCCCGCCAAAGTGGAATTGGAAGAGGCGATCCGGACCACCACGGTGAGCAAGCCTATCTGCCCGATCTACCAGAATGTGACAGGTCAGGTGGTTTCGAATCCTGACATCATCAAATCGAACCTCATTGCACAGCTTACTGCTCCTGTAAAATGGACACAGACCGTGAGCCAGATGCTCCGCGATGGCGCCACCTCGTTTACGGAGGTCGGGCCAGGGCGTGTTCTTTCTGGATTGATCAAGAAGGTGAATCGACAGGTGACCACTTCCTCCGTAGGATAATTCGCTAATTTCAGCTTCAAATTTTTGAGGCATGTCTTGGAAGAAACTCAGCCTTTTAGGGCTTTTCGTGTTTTCGTTTTTCACCATTCCCACAGGTTGTAAAAAGGAGCGACCGCCAAAGGTGGATGGCATTGAACAGACCACTTCGCCAAGTCAGTTGGGAGATTGGATGGCGCAGCTTTTGGCCATTATCCGAGCCACAGACCTTACTGGCGCACAGACATCACGAATAATGGCCTACGCAAGTATCGCTTACTACGAAGGCTATCAATTGAGTGCCGAAGACATGCGTTCGTTGGTTGGACAATTGGACGGATTGGACGCACTACCTACTCCAAGCCCAGACCTTAGTTACAACTACGGGGTGATCGCTGAAGCTGCCATGGAAACCGTGCTGCTGCACATGTTTGCAGATGCGCCTCAGAACATCAAACTGGTGATCTCTTCCACGTATGTTGAACACGAACGGGATTATCTGAACATCGGTGTGGTGGAGCCTGTGGTTGCCCGTTCTCGCGCCTTGGGCCAACTGATGGGCAACGCCATTAACAATTGGGCCGATAATGATGGTTATGCTCAGATGATCGCCAACTGTGATGTAACTGTGCCAACGGGAGGAAGCGATTGGAAACCAACACCTTCGGGTTTCAGTCCGCCCGAATATCCGTGTTGGGGTGATCTTCGCGCATTTACCTTCAGCCCCGATCAACTTATCTCGCTCTGCCATCCTGGAATTCCGATCGAGGTTTCGAACGATGGGCAATATGCCGTGGATATTGAAGAGATCGGACAACTGGAATCGAACCTGAACGATGCCCAAAAGGACATGGCCAACTTTTGGAGCGATGGCCCAGGAACATACACGGTTCCTGGACACTACATTTCCATCTTACGGCAGTTGATCGGTCAGAACCTTCTGGACGGTAAGGAAACGGTAACAGCTTTCACCCATCTGTGCATCGCGATGGCCGACACCTATATTTCGACCTACAAACTGAAGTACACTTACTGGCGACCGCGCCCTTTGACGGTTATCCGTGAAGGAGGAGACTCCAACTGGGAATCGTATGTGATCAATCCGTCAACGCCCGAATATCCTTCGTTGAGGACAACCATGGCGTATGCTGCCACACAGGTTTTCATCAACCGTTACGGAGATATTGAATTTACCGACAAGACGCATGAGATCCTGAATCTGGATGCGCGTGTTTATGCTTCCTTCACCGAAATGGGACACGAAGCGGTTTACAGCCGATTGTATGCTGGCACCAACCTGCGGACCACAGCAGAAAACTCAGAATATCACGGAAGATGCATCGCCCAACGGGCAAACGAGCTGTTCTTCAATCAGTAACCTTGGGGCCGTAATGCTCCCTG containing:
- a CDS encoding 1,4-dihydroxy-6-naphthoate synthase → MASKLTLGFSPCPNDTFIFDALVNNRINLGGFELEVVLADVEELNRMALQGKLDITKISYNAYAYVHNHYQLLNAGSALGNNCGPLLISKRMLSSDELRSAQIAIPGKNTTANFLMSFAYPEAQNKQEFLFSEIESAVLKEKVDAGVIIHENRFTYQEKGLVKIADLGEVWEQQTGFPIPLGGIAIHRRVKPIIRKQFDELLRQSVRFAFDHPDASKDYVKCYAQEMDEAVMRSHINLYVNQYSLDLGEKGKAAIRKMYEVGKQFGMPGVEHSVFVST
- a CDS encoding phosphatase PAP2 family protein, translated to MSWKKLSLLGLFVFSFFTIPTGCKKERPPKVDGIEQTTSPSQLGDWMAQLLAIIRATDLTGAQTSRIMAYASIAYYEGYQLSAEDMRSLVGQLDGLDALPTPSPDLSYNYGVIAEAAMETVLLHMFADAPQNIKLVISSTYVEHERDYLNIGVVEPVVARSRALGQLMGNAINNWADNDGYAQMIANCDVTVPTGGSDWKPTPSGFSPPEYPCWGDLRAFTFSPDQLISLCHPGIPIEVSNDGQYAVDIEEIGQLESNLNDAQKDMANFWSDGPGTYTVPGHYISILRQLIGQNLLDGKETVTAFTHLCIAMADTYISTYKLKYTYWRPRPLTVIREGGDSNWESYVINPSTPEYPSLRTTMAYAATQVFINRYGDIEFTDKTHEILNLDARVYASFTEMGHEAVYSRLYAGTNLRTTAENSEYHGRCIAQRANELFFNQ
- a CDS encoding DGQHR domain-containing protein, with translation MSFLSPEQVEEITQKLTKDLSYLGKLFKAKKNRYYEKNVEHSLTDEMLKQGWEEYKKPLATKTPLRKLKDHSRQFEDDVWCQLYNLGYRHLNLDDKFYLPYGKDPEEKKQIDVIAIDGETVVLVECRSAEKTKRTNSLKTEFEGLEKRLDGFRKAISQVFGKQLKVKYIFATRNLRIDSESVDIQRLRKTGSFFYNDSTHDYLNSLIKNYRGAARYQFLGLLFKDQLINTDKIEVPAVEGEMGNKRYYMFSLEPSTLLKMSFILHRTRANESEMPTYQRLLVPSRLKGITKFISEGGYFPNSIIINFGQKKHKLQFEPSNRAGDTHSRFGMLKIPNAYAIAYVIDGQHRLYGYADTKFSETNTIPVVAFINLSSTEQLEIFFDINQNQKAVSPTLRLTLEEDLFWASDRADSRMKALRSSIIKGLTNSQGPLQNKISLGEDKALLSASPFANALLKSGLLPSVKGNQYKQETVNACLYDITNGDHGREMEKSRKSVISFINRCYEFIEDNYPEIFEREQYFIISNRGSYAFVTLIGDLNKHMVDSGYLTIKSSVQDRFEAIEKYLKVLLDQLSNVDPKESEPILKSYGTGGDIVWLRYFQSLINATFNDYNPPELVDWKERQDEELQDEGRKYGEAIEKHMKKMVLEKLKILFESNWDIEIGNIKRECLKRAEEEIERQYKEGLGRKDIQWTDMFNINDYKTIIKKYWTKEPTAKNLTFTTFEKDFSIRVPNEGKFNSQAEKTKWISYFNSYRNLWAHAGSKEKRLNKEEVKFLKHVYGHFYPTP
- the fabD gene encoding ACP S-malonyltransferase — encoded protein: MKAYVFPGQGSQFIGMGKELYESSAEAKALFDKADKILGFKITEIMFGGADDDLKQTKVTQPAIFLHSVIRALTLEEFNPDMVAGHSLGEFSALVANKALTFEDGLKLVAARAQAMQKACEMNPSTMAAILGMEDEKVASICASIKDEIVVPANYNCPGQIVISGTNKGVDLACEKLTEAGALRAIKLNVGGAFHSPLMEPAKVELEEAIRTTTVSKPICPIYQNVTGQVVSNPDIIKSNLIAQLTAPVKWTQTVSQMLRDGATSFTEVGPGRVLSGLIKKVNRQVTTSSVG
- a CDS encoding Dam family site-specific DNA-(adenine-N6)-methyltransferase, which translates into the protein MLCTVSETVERVDCRPFLRWAGGKSWLVKHFHNYIPKNGFNNYHEPFLGGGSIFMFLQPQQVAYLSDLNGDLVSAYQQVKSNVDGVISALQSYKNTKEFYYKVRDSSVPDSVEEQAARFIFLNQTSFNGIYRVNLSGKYNVPFGYRTKDFFEPENLREVSKLLQNAVIFPSDFRNIISNVSEGDLVFLDPPYTVTHNHNGFVKYNSKLFNEEDQIDLSILIDEIKDCGAYYILTNAAHKWVRQTFAKEGDRIDELGRASLIGGKKAKRGIFSEYVFTNVID
- a CDS encoding 6-carboxytetrahydropterin synthase produces the protein MIYITRRERFNAAHKLYNEHWSAEKNDEVFGKCANANWHGHNFELIVTVKGEVNEDTGFVINLKDLSAMIKDHVIEKVDHKNLNLDVDFMRGKYPSTEILAMEFWKILAPLIATHGAALHCIKLIETENNYVEYYGD
- the mqnB gene encoding futalosine hydrolase, translating into MPQAPKRILIVAATSGELPDTSAFDQSKLQIETLVTGVGMVATTFSLTQKLTASEFDLVLNIGIAGSFSDEIELGEVVNVHTDRLVELGAEDHGKFLPADEMKLVDTKDLLFSSDVSVNGLRNVAGITVNRVHGNAESIRKVKEQFNPDVESMEGAAVGYVCSKIGIPWVQLRSVSNRVEPRNTANWNIPLAIKNLHQQVSVYLQKLNDEA